In Hemitrygon akajei chromosome 17, sHemAka1.3, whole genome shotgun sequence, one DNA window encodes the following:
- the gabarapl2 gene encoding gamma-aminobutyric acid receptor-associated protein-like 2 — translation MKWMFKEDHSLEHRCVESAKIRAKYPDRVPVIVEKVSGSQIVDIDKRKYLVPSDITVAQFMWIIRKRIQLPSEKAIFLFVDKTVPQSSLTMGQLYEKEKDEDGFLYVAYSGENTFGY, via the exons AACACAGGTGTGTTGAATCTGCCAAAATTAGAGCAAAATATCCAGACAGAGTACCA GTGATAGTGGAGAAGGTGTCTGGCTCACAGATAGTGGATATCGACAAAAGAAAGTACCTGGTGCCCTCTGATATTACAGTGGCGCAGTTCATGTGGATCATTAGGAAGCGGATCCAGCTGCCGTCTGAGAAAGCTATCTTCCTTTTTGTAGATAAGACAGTGCCTCAGTCCAG TTTGACCATGGGCCAGCTGTATGAGAAGGAGAAAGATGAAGATGGATTTTTGTACGTGGCTTATAGTGGAGAGAACACATTTGGCTACTAA